A single genomic interval of Coccidioides posadasii str. Silveira chromosome 1, complete sequence harbors:
- a CDS encoding uncharacterized protein (EggNog:ENOG410PGBG~COG:G,M~BUSCO:11246at33183), producing MAATTRLVVAGGSGFLGSRICKSAVTRGWDVVSLSRHGEPAWDTVSSSANPPRWAKSVNWVKADVMDPTTYLPHLKNATAVVYSLGIILEADYKGIVQGKESLFGGIQKLFCSSKSLENGKQKNPPHLSYAVMNRDLALTLAKHSSNENVPTFVYISAEAGGPILPSGYITSKRQAESLISTDFPNMRNIYVRPTFMYDSSRKMTMPIALGGIVGSEVNNLLGGRLSFMGIMTAKPLKVGTVGEAVVEAIGDGVTKGVMNPRKIEDLATKGWRRTML from the exons ATGGCTGCGACAACAAGGCTTGTAGTAGCAGGTGGAAGTGGATTCCTGG GGTCTAGAATCTGCAAGTCCGCCGTCACCCGAGGGTGGGATGTCGTCTCCCTGAG TCGACATGGCGAGCCCGCATGGGACACAGTCTCCTCGTCTGCTAATCCTCCGCGATGGGCAAAGTCTGTGAACTGGGTCAAGGCCGACGTCATGGACCCTACCACGTATCTGCCACATCTCAAGAACGCTACGGCCGTCGTGTACTCACTGGGCATCATTTTGGAAGCGGACTACAAAGGAATTGTACAGGGAAAAGAATCGCTGTTCGGCGGCATACAGAAGTTGTTCTGTTCGTCTAAATCACTAGAAAACGGAAAACAAAAGAATCCGCCACACTTAAGCTATGCGGTCATGAATAGAGACCTAG CTCTAACGCTAGCAAAACACTCGTCCAACGAGAACGTCCCGACCTTTGTCTACATCTCTGCGGAAGCGGGTGGACCCATCTTGCCCTCAGGATACATCACGTCAAAAAGACAAGCGGAGTCCTTGATTTCGACGGATTTCCCAAATATGCGTAACATCTACGTCCGACCCACGTTCATGTACGATTCATCTCGTAAAATGACAATGCCGATTGCGTTGGGCGGGATAGTAGGATCCGAAGTCAACAACTTGCTCGGCGGTAGGCTATCATTCATGGGAATTATGACCGCTAAACCATTAAAGGTTGGCACCGTCGGCGAAGCGGTAGTCGAGGCTATTGGAGACGGCGTAACGAAGGGTGTGATGAATCCTAGGAAGATCGAAGACTTGGCGACTAAGGGTTGGAGGAGGACCATGCTTTGA
- a CDS encoding uncharacterized protein (EggNog:ENOG410PY0K~COG:S~BUSCO:5278at33183) encodes MITATSKACRLIGSRQLKPALAPSTGVRWYSQATQPCHRKLPQSFPELPRTQLFRYVLTGSTRTSRNDKLSTDLDGQLEELFAREKLPKKLGENAPNAQGGPTELRLRLKDGDVLSKIQSEIQIKVKDQNAGTKLVNSLPLLREALAQCESETQWDDLLATINGILARLQKLEVADTKELLLLGMRYAARCFSAPALRHYFSKYSEGGYGYLTPEAANELVKDLAHGLEMRTFDDPRMDKVISGINGHGSLSEMLRSLLDLSHPSECAFLEAYVKLLGQLGDQKRLTEIRPLIQADMAHGRTTTYLTNAAVNCLEALVKSGNSQAAIEAARDLSRHCDLNVLLPVHVWVLLIQHDQEGLLRELPSDKAIQSMLTRELRAIELNLGVRWTDEERGSHIYSRETPIWCNNGNPEEAYQALGMDRLVPPTRHLLDLFGTTIPSKSISNLSGIAELLNEYEGVEIPLCSARDDHLGPLELAWVIQCSPIEITKNREITAEYVHNSSQLSSLGLLRVRLDCNGVPRKIGPHFHLMQLGYVVMRKKAACRKSRVPTPEEPERWAPTGHVVGWDRQKGRLVLLWVGKGYGVMNAGLVRPTAPSYLPHSCAEVGNSIEEKNSPETDVPGLGLVEIFKDIPGFWVDVDPGFDLKS; translated from the coding sequence ATGATCACAGCGACCTCAAAGGCTTGCCGGCTTATTGGGAGCAGACAATTGAAGCCTGCCCTTGCCCCATCGACGGGAGTAAGATGGTATTCCCAAGCCACGCAGCCTTGCCATCGAAAACTCCCCCAATCCTTCCCCGAACTTCCGCGAACACAACTCTTTCGATATGTGCTGACAGGGTCAACACGGACGTCCAGAAATGACAAACTAAGTACAGACCTTGACGGGCAATTGGAAGAGCTATTCGCAAGAGAGAAACTCCCCAAGAAACTGGGCGAAAACGCGCCCAATGCACAAGGTGGCCCCACCGAGCTCCGCCTACGCCTAAAGGACGGTGATGTCCTATCGAAAATACAATCCGAGATCCAAATAAAAGTCAAAGACCAAAATGCTGGAACCAAACTTGTTAATTCCCTCCCTCTACTCCGAGAGGCTCTTGCTCAATGCGAAAGCGAAACGCAATGGGACGATCTCCTGGCAACCATCAACGGAATTTTGGCAAGGCTTCAAAAGCTCGAGGTTGCGGATACCAAGGAGTTACTTCTTTTGGGCATGCGATACGCGGCCCGGTGCTTCTCCGCCCCAGCATTGCGACATTACTTCAGCAAATACTCTGAGGGTGGATATGGCTACTTGACCCCGGAAGCTGCCAATGAACTCGTCAAGGACTTGGCCCACGGCCTAGAGATGAGAACCTTCGACGATCCTAGGATGGATAAAGTTATTTCGGGCATTAATGGCCACGGCTCTCTCTCCGAGATGCTTCGTTCTCTTCTCGATTTATCACATCCATCAGAGTGTGCCTTTCTCGAGGCTTATGTCAAGCTTTTGGGCCAACTTGGTGACCAGAAACGATTGACCGAGATACGGCCACTTATACAAGCCGATATGGCGCACGGTCGAACAACAACGTATCTAACAAACGCAGCGGTAAATTGTTTGGAGGCTCTGGTCAAATCGGGCAACTCACAGGCAGCCATCGAAGCAGCGCGGGATCTATCGCGTCATTGTGATTTAAACGTGTTGCTCCCAGTGCATGTATGGGTGCTACTAATCCAGCATGACCAAGAGGGTCTACTTCGTGAACTCCCAAGCGACAAAGCAATCCAGTCAATGCTCACCCGAGAACTACGTGCTATTGAATTGAACTTGGGTGTGCGATGGACCGACGAAGAGCGGGGGAGCCATATCTACTCTCGCGAAACGCCTATTTGGTGCAATAATGGCAACCCTGAAGAAGCGTACCAAGCGCTTGGAATGGACCGCCTAGTTCCGCCCACACGCCATTTGCTAGATCTATTTGGAACCACCATTCCGTCGAAATCAATTTCAAATCTATCTGGCATTGCTGAGTTATTGAACGAATACGAGGGTGTCGAAATACCCTTGTGTTCAGCGCGGGATGACCACCTTGGGCCTCTAGAGCTCGCCTGGGTAATCCAGTGCTCACCCATTGAGATAACGAAGAATCGTGAAATCACAGCGGAATATGTGCATAATTCTTCTCAACTCTCTTCGCTTGGCCTATTGCGAGTTCGCCTAGACTGCAATGGCGTTCCTAGAAAGATTGGCCCCCACTTTCATTTGATGCAGCTTGGATATGTGGTGATGCGGAAAAAAGCGGCCTGCAGAAAATCCCGGGTTCCAACACCAGAAGAACCTGAAAGATGGGCGCCGACAGGCCACGTCGTTGGATGGGATCGGCAGAAGGGCAGACTTGTTCTTCTGTGGGTTGGCAAAGGCTATGGTGTGATGAATGCCGGACTCGTACGTCCCACCGCGCCATCGTATCTTCCGCACTCCTGCGCTGAGGTCGGAAATTCGATTGAAGAGAAGAACTCGCCTGAGACGGATGTACCGGGACTTGGTTTAGTTGAGATATTCAAAGATATCCCGGGATTCTGGGTCGACGTTGATCCGGGATTTGACTTGAAGAGCTAA
- the SYF2 gene encoding pre-mRNA-splicing factor syf2 (BUSCO:484805at4751~EggNog:ENOG410PM31~COG:A~BUSCO:11897at33183), whose translation MATEETTPATPERPVSPQAPRDEEPASQDAAAPEPKEDGEKPVDSLVSKNKQRLERFKALQTRAKHAAKSNLKETAAESRRLSTDPSLLNSISRKHAFASHNLLKADIEAAGEDFERKRAWDWTVDESEKWDRRMEKKQKHRDNVAFQDWRQDSHKNYKRQLRRMEPNLDAYEAQKADAVMRAAANGGLDLIEGEDGELVAVDKNGTFYSTADSIEFTQNRPDRQAVDRLVADLQKAEEIRLKKRRERGLGDDDGGDVTYINDKNKRFNQKLARFYNKYTAEIRDSFERGTMI comes from the exons ATGGCAACAGAAGAGACGACACCGGCGACACCCGAGCGGCCAGTGAGCCCTCAAGCACCTCGAGATGAGGAACCCGCTTCTCAAGATGCCGCCGCACCAGAACCCAAAGAAGATGGGGAGAAGCCGGTAGATAGTCTGGTTTCTAAGAACAAACAGAGGCTAGAGAGGTTCAAAGCATTGCAAACCAGAGCA AAACATGCTGCAAAAAGCAACCTCAAGGAAACCGCCGCTGAATCACGCAGACTATCTACAGATCCCAGTCTCCTCAATTCTATCTCCCGGAAACACGCCTTTGCATCACATAACCTCCTCAAAGCTGACATAGAGGCCGCCGGCGAAGACTTTGAGCGTAAGCGAGCCTGGGATTGGACAGTGGACGAGTCAGAAAAATGGGACCGAAGGATggagaagaaacagaagcaCCGGGATAACGTCGCGTTTCAAGACTGGCGTCAAGACTCTCATAAAAATTACAAGAGGCAGTTACGACGAATGGAACCGAATCTCGATGCGTACGAAGCTCAGAAGGCTGATGCCGTTATGCGTGCCGCTGCAAATGGAGGCCTTGATCTTATCGAGGGCGAAGATGGCGAGTTGGTCGCTGTGGATAAGAATGGTACGTTTTACTCTACTGCAGACTCGATAGAATTCACGCAAAATCGACCCGATCGGCAAGCAGTGGACAGATTGGTTGCCGACTTGCAGAAGGCGGAGGAGATCCGTTTGAAGAAACGCAGAGAACGTGGCCTTGGTGACGACGACGGCGGCGATGTTACATATATCAACGACAAGAACAAGCGATTCAACCAGAAGCTGGCGAGATTTTACAACAAG TATACTGCTGAAATTCGAGACAGCTTCGAACGAGGAACGATGATCTGA